In Actinoplanes lobatus, the DNA window GCAAGCGGCCACGCTGACCGGATCGGTCTTCGACGCCATGCCTGCCGACGGCCAGAACGGGCCGGTACTGATGGCCAACGGTCTCGCCGTGGCCAACACCCTGATCGGGTTCACCCGCGATCGTGGCTGGCTGGCCGTCGCGACACGACTCGCCGACACAGCGCTGGCCGCCACGCCGGCGGCCCACCCCGCCCGGGTGCTGGTCGCCAACAACAGCGGCCTGCTGTACCGCCACAGGTATCTGCTCGACGCCGATGCCGCCGCGCTGGACAGAGCCGAGACGTTGCTCCGCGAGGCGGCCCGGCCGGACCAGCCCGCCCCACGCCACGGGTATGTTCCGCTGAACCTCGCGTTGACGCTGATGGACGTGTCGTCGGCGCACGGGGACACGCGACCGCTGGTGGAGGCCGTCGCGATGTTGCGCGAGATGCGCTCGGCCCGATCGGGCGGCCCGGCCGACCGGATGGTGACGGCCAACCTCGCCGTCGCCCTGTCACGGCTCCACGAGCACCGGCCGGACCTGCCCGGCGACGAGGTGCTCGAACTGCTGCGCGAGACGGCGACCGACGACGCGGCGCCGCCGCTGCACCGGGTCGAGATGTCGGCGTTCTGGGGCCGTCTCGCGTTTCGCCGCGGCCGCCTCGACGCCAGCCTCGACGGCTACGGCAACGGTGTGCGGCTGCTGCCCAGGCTCGCCTGGCGGGGCCTGGGCCGCACCAGCCGGGAACGGCTGCTCAGCCTCAGCCCCGACGTGGTCGGCGACGCCTGCGCCGTTGCCGTTGCCGCGGCCCGGCCGCAACTCGCGGCGGATCTGATCGAACAGGGACGGGCGGTGCTGTGGTCGCAGGTGCTCGAGTCTCGTGCGGCCATGACGGACCTGCGGGCCGCCGCACCGCGGCTCGCCGCCCGGCTGAGCAGCCTGGCCGCGACCTTGGAGGAGCCCGGCAGGTAGGCGGCCGACCGGCCGCCCACCTGTCCGGTCAGAGGCTGGCGGCCGCGTGCCGCCCGGCCGCCCGGCCGGAGAACAGGCAGCCACCCAGGAAGGTGCCTTCCAGGGCGTTGTAGCCGTGCACGCCGCCGCCACCGAATCCGGCGACCTCCCCGGCCGCGTACAGGCCGGGGATCGGCGCCCCGTCGGCGCCGAGCGCCCGCGAGTTCAGGTCGGTCTGGATGCCGCCGAGCGTCTTACGGGTGAGGATGTGCAGTTTCACGCCGATCAGCGGTCCGGCCGCCGGGTCGAGGATCCGGTGCGGGGCCGCCGTACGCCCGATCCGGTCGCCGAGGTAGCGGCGCGAGTTGTGGATGCCCTGCACCTGCGCGTCCTTGGTGACCTTGTTGGCGATCTGCGAGTCCCGCGCCTCGATCTGCGTGCGCAGCGTTCCCGCGTCGAGCAGCGGCTGTTCGGTCAGCTTGTTCATGCCGGCGACCAGGTCGTCGAGGTTGTCGGCGACCACGAAGTCGGCGCCGTGCGCTTTGAACGCCTCGACCGGGGCCGGCGCGCCCTTGCCGAAGATCCGCTCCTTGAGGAAGCCGCGCCGGTCGCCGGCGGTCACGTCCGGGTTCTGCTCACTGCCGGACAGCGCGAACTCCTTCTCGATAATTTTCTGCGACAGCACGAACCAGGAGTGGTCGTAACCGGTCGACCGCAGGTACTTGAGCGTGCCGAGAGTGTCGTAGCTGGGAAAATACGGGGCCGGCAGGCGGCGGCCGAGCGCGTCGAACCACATCGGCGACGGCGCGGACAGGATCCGGATGCCGTGGCCGGGCCAGATCGGGTTCCAGTTGCGGACACCTTCGACGTAGTGCCACATGCGGTCGCGGTTGACCAGCCGCACCCCGGCGGTCTCGGCGATGCCGAGCATCCGGCCGTCGACATACGCCGGAACACCGGTGATCATGCTCGCCGGCGGGGTGCCGAGCCGGTCCGGCCAGTACTCGCGCACCAGATCGTGGTTGGCGCCGATCCCGCCGGTCGTGACGATCACCGCCTGCGCCCGCAGTTCGAAGTCGCCGACCACCTCCCGGTTGGAGGCCACACCGCGGGCCGAGTCGTCGGCGGCCAGCAGCACCCCGCGCACCCCGACGACCGCGCCGGCCTCGACGATCAGCTCGTCGACCCGGTGCCGGTGGTGCAACCGCAGCCGGCCGGTACCGGCCGCCTCCAGCGCGGCCGCCGCGAACGGGGCGACCACGCCGGTGCCGGTGCCCCAGGTGACGTGGAACCGCGGCACCGAGTTGCCGTGACCGTCGGCGCGCAGGTCACCGCGTTCGGCCCAGCCGGCGAACGGCAGCCACCTCAACCCCATCCCGGACAGCCAGGACCGTTTCTCGCCGGCCGCGAACTCGACGTACGCCCGCGCCCACTTGACCGCCCACTCGTCCTCGGCGCCGGGGCCGAGCCGGTCGAAGCCGGCGCTGTTGCTCCAGTCCCGCCAGGCCAACTCGACGCTGTCGGTGATGCGGGCCCGCTTCTGTTCGGGGCTGCCGACGAAGAACAGGCCACCGAACGACCACCACGCCTGCCCGCCCAGGTTCGCCGGATTCTCCTGGTCGACCAGCGCCACGCTCTTACCGGCGGCGGTGAGCTCGCGGGCCGCCGCCAATCCGGCCAGGCCGGCCCCCACCACGATGACGTCGACGTCCACGACACACACCCCTTCACCAATGAATACGAGAATTTATCGGATTAGCGGCGTGGGGGAAATCCCCGAATGTGATCACCACCGCTGCCGCAGTGTCCCCGCCGGACACCCACCGCCCCGACCGCGACAATAAGCACGTGCCGACCCCCACCGCCGACCCCGCCGGCACCCGAACGCAACTCGCCGACCTGCGCCCCGACCTGCTCACCGGCTACGACACCGCCCTACCCGGCGCCCACGCCGCCATCCTGGCCCGGCTGCTGCTCGCCCTCGAACACGAACCCCTGCCCGGCCTGCAAACCCGCCACCACCACAACGGCCGCACCCACCTCCGGTTCACCCACACCACCGTCACCTACCCCACCACCGCCGCAACCCCCTTCACCGAACCACCGGCCGGCCTCACCGTGCTGGTGGACGGCCTCGACATGACCGACCCGGCGGCCCTGACCGCCCAACTGTGGCCCGGCAGCGCGTTAAGAACCGAGATCGCCAACAGCGTCGCCAACCTGGCACTCGCCCGCGCCGCCAACCCCACCCCCGCGGTCATGGCCACACCACACGAACCCGGCCGCATCGAACAACTCCTCGTCGACGGCCACCCCCTGCACCCCTGCTGCCGCACCCGCACCGGCATGACCGTCGCCGACCTGCTCGCCTACGCCCCCGAACACCACCCCACCTTCCCCCTGCGCCGCCTCCGCGTCCCACCGAACCGCTGGTACGGCACCGCCAACCCGATCCTCTACGCCCACCCCTGGCAAGCCGCCCACCTCCTCGACCAGCACCCGTGGCTCACCGACGACGGCCCCACCACCCCCGTACGCCCCCTCATGTCCCTGCGCACCGTCGCCCCCATCGACGGCGGCCCCCACATCAAAACCGCCGTCGACATCCAGATGACCTCCGCCATCCGCACCGTCTCCCCCGCCGCCGTCCACAACGGCCCCCGCCTCTCCGCCTTCCTCAACCGGCTCACCGCCGACCTGCCACTCGACGTCCTCACCGAAACCGAAGCCGGCGCCGCCATCACCGACCACGGCCCCGACCGGCACCTCGCCCACCTCATCCGCCAAGCCCCACCACCCGGCGCCATCCCCCTCGGCGTCCTCGCCACCACCCCCGCCATCCTCGACACCATCGACGACCCCTACACCTTCTTCACCGACCTCACCACCGTCCTGTTCGCCCCCCTCGCCACCATCCTGAACCGCGGCGTCGCCCTGGAAGCCCACGGCCAGAACACCCTCATCGTGCTCTCCGACGGCCGCCCCACCAGAACCGTCTACCGCGACCTCGGCGGCATCCGCGTCCACACCGACGCCGGCGCCCCCGACCTGCACGGCGACCTACCCACCGACGACCCCGCCGAACTGCGCACCAAACTCGCCGCAGCCGCCCTCGCCACCGTCGCCCGCCAGACCATCACCGCACTGAGCCACCACCACCACGCCGAACCCGACCGGCTCTGGCAACTACTCGCCACCGCCCTGCACCACACCGACCCGAAACTGCGCACCGACCCCCTGCCGGTCAAAGCCACCACCGCCATGCGCCTGGCCGCCGACCCCCTGCACGACCAATGGACCCACCTACCCAACCCGATGGCCGCATTCGCCTGAGCCACCCCGCGAAAAGGACCACCCATGATCCGCATCGCCACCGCCGCGGCCCACACCGAAGCCGCCCTCACCGTCCACGCACCCCACCTCGTCGACGGCTTCCTCAACCACCTGCCCCACGCCGCCGACACCGTCGGCCGCCGCCTGCGCGCCGCCCTCGTCCGCGAAAACCTCACCCCACAGACCACCGGCGGCCGCACCCACGCCTTCCACCGCGTCGAATACCCGACCGCCGGCGTCGACGACCCCGTCGACCTGCTCACCGGCATCGACACCACCGGCACCATGACCGCCGAGATCCGCAACGCCGTCCTCAACCTCGCCGTCGCCCTCGCCCGCTACGACGCGCGCATCCCCGCCGACGCCGACCCCGACACCACCGCCATCCACCTGGAACGCCTCGCCGTCGCCGGCCACAACCTGCACCCCTGCGGCCGCACCCGCCTCGGCTGGGACACCGCCGACGTCCTCGCCCACGACCTCGAAGCCGGCCACACCGCCATCCGCTTCATCGCCGTCCAAGACCACGCCCACCTCGGCGACGACCTCAGCACCTGGCTCAACCTGCCGCAAGCACCCCCCGGCTACCGGATCCAACCCGTCCACGCCTGGCAACACGACACCGTCCTGCACCGCTACACCGACCTGTTCACCGACGGCACGCTGCGCCGCATCGACGGCCACCTCGACGCCATCCCCACCGCCGCCCTGCGCACCCTCCTGCTCCCCGGCGGCACCTACCTCAAAGTCAGCCTCGACATCCAGGTCACCTCCACCCGCCGCAACATCAGCGTCGCCTCCACCCGCAACGGCCCCGCCCTCTCCCACCTCCTGCACAAACTCGTCGACGACGACCCCGACGGCCACCGCCTGATCCTCATGACCGAAACCGCCGGCGCCGCCGTACCCGCCGGATCCGGCCGCGACCTGTCCGCCATCACCCGCACCGGCCTCACCGGCCGCCTCCAACCCGGCGAACACGCCATCCCCGGCGGCGCCCTGCCCGCCTACGACCCCGCCACCCACACCACCGTCCTCGCCGGCCTCGTCGACGCCACCGGCGGCAACCCCGCCACCTGGCTCACCGACTACACCCGCCTCCTGCTCCCCCCACTACTGCGGCTCGCCACCCACGGCATCGCCCTCGAAGCCCACCTCCAGAACTGCCTGCCCACCTTCCTCGGCGGACACCCCCACCGCCTCGCCCTACGCGACTTCGCCGGCCTACGCCTGCACCCCGGCCGCCTCCACCAGGCCGGCCACACCATCGACCTGTGGCCCGGCAGCGTCATCACCACCGACGACACCGAAATCCTGCGCGCCAAACTCGGCTACACCGCACTCCAGGCCCACCTCGGCGAACTCGTCATCCGCCTCGGCGAAACCCACAACCTCGACGAAAACCACGCCTGGCGGCTCATCCGCGCCGTCGTCGACGAAACCTACGACGCCCTCGGCACCCACCCCCACGCCACCGCCGACCACACCTGGCTCACCGCCCCCACCGTCCCCCACAAGGCACTCGTGCGCATGCGCCTCGCCGGCACCGGCGACATCCACATCCCCGTGAAGAACCCGCTGCATGTCTGACCACGACGACCTGCTGCGCCAACTGCCGGCACCCCGCTGCGCCTACCTCTACGACACCCGGGCCCTGCGCGCACGCGCCACCCTGCTGCGAGCCGCGCTTCCCGCCAGAACCACATTCCTGTACGCGGTGAAAGCCAACGGACACCCGCACGTCGTCCGTACCCTCGCCGAGGCCTGCGACGGTCTGGAAGTCGCCTCCGGAGGCGAACTCGCCCTGGCCGTCCAAGCCGGCGCCCGCCGCATCGCCTTCGGCGGCCCCGCCAAAACCGACACCGAACTCGCCGCCGCCACCCAGGCCGGCGCCCTCATCAACGTCGAAAGCGCCCACGAACTACGCCGCCTCGCCGCCCTCGGCCACCGCGGCGACATCTGCCTGCGCATCAACCGGGCCGGCCCCGCCCTGTCCGGCAGCCACACCATGACCGGCGTCCCCACCCCGTTCGGCATCGACGAAACCCAACTCCCCGACATCCTCGAAAACCTGCCCGACGGACTCCAGGTCATCGGCTTCCACCTGCACGCCGTCTCCAACAACCTCGACGGCCACGCGCACGCCGCCTTCCTCACCGAAGCGATCGGCTGGTCCCTCAAAACCGCGCATCGGTACGGGCTGAGCATCCGCATCGTCAACGCCGGCGGAGGACTCGGCATCGACTACCAGTCCGACCAGTCGATCGACCTCAGCCCACTGGCCTCAGTGACAGTCCCCGACAGCCTGGAACTGATCCTCGAACCCGGCCGCTGGCTCACCGCCGACGCAGGCTGGTACGCCACCGAAGTCCTCGACCTCAAAACCACCCACGGCCGCACCTTCGCCGTCCTCCGCGGCGGCACCCACCACTTCCGGCTCCCCGCCGCCTGGGGCTACAGCCACCCCTTCACCGTCCTACCCGTCGACGACTGGCCCCACCCGTACCCCCGCCTGTCCGTCACCGACACCGAAGTCGACGCCGTCGGCGAACTCTGCACCCCCCGCGACGTCCTCACCCGCGGCCAGCACATCACCCGGCTGCGCACCGGCGACCTACTCGTCTTCGCCCGCGCCGGCGCCTACGGCTGGGACATCTCCCACCACGACTTCCTGCGCCACGACCCACCCACCTTCCTGACGATCTAAGGGTCACCGCCTCCGGGAACTCTCCGGGTCCCCACCCGGAGGCGCCCCAGGGCCCACCACCACCAGGATCGTCCACATGACACGCGCCGCACTCCTGCTCGGCCCCCTCGCCATGACCGCCTACGGAATCACCCGCATCATCGGCCGACTCGACGACCAGTACGGCCCCGGCGCCGACTGGCAACTCGCCCACCTCTTCGGCCTCGCCGGCATGCTCCTGTTCATCCCGATCATCTGGCACCTGCGCGCCCACACCCGCCCCGGCCCACTACGCGAAACCGTCACCGCCGCCACCCTGCTCGGCCTGACCGCCTCGATCATCCAGTTCAGCGCCGACATCACCCAGGCCGCCATCGCCGCCGACCGCACCGAACTCGTCACCCTGCAGCACGGCTTCACCGACCTGCCCGGCATCCAACTCGCCATCTACGACATCGGCCCGCAACTGTTCTTCATCGGCATCGTCATCCTCGCCGCCCTCACCAAACCACTGCCCTGGTGGAGCCCCGTCCTCCTGCTCACCGCCGTCCTGCTCGCCGCCGTCGACCTCAACCTGCTCCCACTCACCGGCCTGCTCATGCTCGCCGCCCTCCACCCCCTCACCCGCCGCCGCCCGGTAGGCAGCGCCGCCACGCCCGCCCCCGCCACCCGTTAGGCCGCACCCCCGCTTCCGCGCCGCCCATCCCGCGATCTCCACCCGTCCGCAGGACTGGCGCAAAACCCAAAGCGCGGCGATCTTGGACGTTTGACCACCCGACGAGGTGGTCAAACGTCCAAGATCGCCGCGCTTTTCGCACTTCAGAGCGGGCGCTGCAACAACGTCCCCGCAACAACGCCACCGCCCGGTCACCGTCACCCGCCAACTCCTCCAAAAGCCCCCGCGCGACATCCCCCGGCAACTCCGCCAACGCCTGCACCAACCGAATCCGCACCGCCTGATCCCCGGCATGAGCCGCCAACTCACCAGCCAACGCCGAAACGATCCCCGCCACGTGCCCGGCCCCCGCCAACCCACCCAGAACCTCAGCCGCCTCCACATCATTCACACCATCGACCACCATCCCGACCAGCACCGGAACCGCCGCCACCACACCCCGCGACCCCAACGCCAACGCCGCCGGCCCCCGCACCGACACCTCCACATCACCGAGCGCATCCACCAACACCGCCACCACCTCATCACCCGGCATCTCACCCAGCGCCACCACCGCCCGCCGCCGCACCACCGCATCCTCCGACGACACCCCCACCGCCAGGCTCGACACCCCCTCACCACCGGAACGCGCCAACGCCCACCGCAACGCACCCGCCACATTCGGATCCGCCTCGGCCAGCACCGCCCCCGCCAGTAACTCCACCGGCACCGCCACATCCTCACCAGCCAAAACCGCCTGCTGCCGCCGCGCCGCATCCGGCGACCCCAACCCCCGCATCAACTCCACGATCCGCAACACATCCGGCCACCCCGCAGGCGACGACGCATCCACCGCACGAAGCCGCTCCAACAGCTCCCGCTCCCGCCGCACCCGATCCTCAGCCCACCGGATCAACTCACCGATCAACACCGCCGGCTCGAACCCCGGATCCTCCAGCGCCTGCCCCACCTGCCGCAACGACAACCCCAACGACCGCAACGCCTCCACCTCGAAAATCCGCCGCAGATCCTCCGCCCGATACTCCCGATACCCACCCACCGTCCGCCCGGTCGGCCGCACCAACCCCAGAGACTCGTAATGGCGCAGCATCCGGGAACTAACCCCCGAACGCCGCGCCACCTCACCGATCAACACCCGCTACCCCAAAGCCATGATCCGCGTCGCCTCATGAACAGCCGCATCGAAACCCACCTCCGGGTCCCGCAACAACACCCCCGTCGCCGCCGCATGCTCCCGCACCGCCTCATCCACACTCCCCATCGCGGCCTCCAGCACCGGCTCGACCACCGAACCCAACCCGACCAGCGCCCGGC includes these proteins:
- a CDS encoding IucA/IucC family siderophore biosynthesis protein; translation: MPTPTADPAGTRTQLADLRPDLLTGYDTALPGAHAAILARLLLALEHEPLPGLQTRHHHNGRTHLRFTHTTVTYPTTAATPFTEPPAGLTVLVDGLDMTDPAALTAQLWPGSALRTEIANSVANLALARAANPTPAVMATPHEPGRIEQLLVDGHPLHPCCRTRTGMTVADLLAYAPEHHPTFPLRRLRVPPNRWYGTANPILYAHPWQAAHLLDQHPWLTDDGPTTPVRPLMSLRTVAPIDGGPHIKTAVDIQMTSAIRTVSPAAVHNGPRLSAFLNRLTADLPLDVLTETEAGAAITDHGPDRHLAHLIRQAPPPGAIPLGVLATTPAILDTIDDPYTFFTDLTTVLFAPLATILNRGVALEAHGQNTLIVLSDGRPTRTVYRDLGGIRVHTDAGAPDLHGDLPTDDPAELRTKLAAAALATVARQTITALSHHHHAEPDRLWQLLATALHHTDPKLRTDPLPVKATTAMRLAADPLHDQWTHLPNPMAAFA
- a CDS encoding FAD-binding dehydrogenase; this encodes MDVDVIVVGAGLAGLAAARELTAAGKSVALVDQENPANLGGQAWWSFGGLFFVGSPEQKRARITDSVELAWRDWSNSAGFDRLGPGAEDEWAVKWARAYVEFAAGEKRSWLSGMGLRWLPFAGWAERGDLRADGHGNSVPRFHVTWGTGTGVVAPFAAAALEAAGTGRLRLHHRHRVDELIVEAGAVVGVRGVLLAADDSARGVASNREVVGDFELRAQAVIVTTGGIGANHDLVREYWPDRLGTPPASMITGVPAYVDGRMLGIAETAGVRLVNRDRMWHYVEGVRNWNPIWPGHGIRILSAPSPMWFDALGRRLPAPYFPSYDTLGTLKYLRSTGYDHSWFVLSQKIIEKEFALSGSEQNPDVTAGDRRGFLKERIFGKGAPAPVEAFKAHGADFVVADNLDDLVAGMNKLTEQPLLDAGTLRTQIEARDSQIANKVTKDAQVQGIHNSRRYLGDRIGRTAAPHRILDPAAGPLIGVKLHILTRKTLGGIQTDLNSRALGADGAPIPGLYAAGEVAGFGGGGVHGYNALEGTFLGGCLFSGRAAGRHAAASL
- a CDS encoding IucA/IucC family protein, yielding MIRIATAAAHTEAALTVHAPHLVDGFLNHLPHAADTVGRRLRAALVRENLTPQTTGGRTHAFHRVEYPTAGVDDPVDLLTGIDTTGTMTAEIRNAVLNLAVALARYDARIPADADPDTTAIHLERLAVAGHNLHPCGRTRLGWDTADVLAHDLEAGHTAIRFIAVQDHAHLGDDLSTWLNLPQAPPGYRIQPVHAWQHDTVLHRYTDLFTDGTLRRIDGHLDAIPTAALRTLLLPGGTYLKVSLDIQVTSTRRNISVASTRNGPALSHLLHKLVDDDPDGHRLILMTETAGAAVPAGSGRDLSAITRTGLTGRLQPGEHAIPGGALPAYDPATHTTVLAGLVDATGGNPATWLTDYTRLLLPPLLRLATHGIALEAHLQNCLPTFLGGHPHRLALRDFAGLRLHPGRLHQAGHTIDLWPGSVITTDDTEILRAKLGYTALQAHLGELVIRLGETHNLDENHAWRLIRAVVDETYDALGTHPHATADHTWLTAPTVPHKALVRMRLAGTGDIHIPVKNPLHV
- a CDS encoding alanine racemase; its protein translation is MSDHDDLLRQLPAPRCAYLYDTRALRARATLLRAALPARTTFLYAVKANGHPHVVRTLAEACDGLEVASGGELALAVQAGARRIAFGGPAKTDTELAAATQAGALINVESAHELRRLAALGHRGDICLRINRAGPALSGSHTMTGVPTPFGIDETQLPDILENLPDGLQVIGFHLHAVSNNLDGHAHAAFLTEAIGWSLKTAHRYGLSIRIVNAGGGLGIDYQSDQSIDLSPLASVTVPDSLELILEPGRWLTADAGWYATEVLDLKTTHGRTFAVLRGGTHHFRLPAAWGYSHPFTVLPVDDWPHPYPRLSVTDTEVDAVGELCTPRDVLTRGQHITRLRTGDLLVFARAGAYGWDISHHDFLRHDPPTFLTI